A DNA window from Streptomyces sp. CA-278952 contains the following coding sequences:
- a CDS encoding Rrf2 family transcriptional regulator, whose translation MSANSRLTIAAHALAWIGLYQRQGHEVATSEQIATSANTNPVVIRRLLGELRRAGLVESRRGVGAGWSLARELESMTLLDVYEAVEPGPLFAMHRTTPDQGCVVGYGIQPVMQGIYEGVEETLRHELARVTLANVLRDVLAARR comes from the coding sequence ATGAGCGCCAACAGCAGGCTGACCATTGCCGCCCACGCGCTGGCCTGGATCGGCCTCTACCAGCGCCAGGGCCATGAGGTCGCCACCTCCGAGCAGATCGCGACCAGCGCGAACACCAACCCAGTGGTGATCAGACGGCTGCTCGGCGAGCTGCGCAGGGCCGGGCTCGTGGAGTCCCGGCGGGGTGTGGGCGCGGGCTGGTCACTGGCACGCGAGCTGGAGTCGATGACCCTGCTCGACGTGTACGAGGCCGTGGAACCCGGCCCCCTGTTCGCGATGCACCGCACTACCCCGGACCAGGGATGCGTGGTGGGTTACGGCATCCAGCCGGTGATGCAGGGCATCTACGAGGGCGTCGAGGAGACCCTGAGACATGAGCTGGCCCGCGTCACGCTCGCGAACGTACTCCGGGACGTACTCGCGGCACGTCGCTAG
- a CDS encoding SDR family NAD(P)-dependent oxidoreductase produces MSKPLMGKVALVTGGSRGLGAATVRLLADQGADVAFTYVSSENQAQAVVDEVHGKGAKAVAFQSDQAATSRAPVLIDDVVAHFGGLDILVNNAAISVAGAVDDPDADTAALDRMHATNYLGVIAVIRAASRVLRTGGRIITVSSGLGSRVGAPGVADYSATKSGIERYTMGVARDLGPRNITANVVEAGLMEGGMQPPDPETLKVLVSSLSLQRMGRPDEIAAAIAFLASPAASYVTGAVLDAHGGYNA; encoded by the coding sequence ATGAGCAAGCCACTCATGGGCAAGGTCGCCCTGGTCACCGGGGGGTCGCGCGGACTGGGAGCCGCGACCGTACGGCTGCTGGCCGATCAGGGCGCCGACGTCGCCTTCACCTACGTCAGCTCCGAGAATCAGGCGCAGGCCGTCGTCGACGAGGTGCACGGCAAGGGAGCCAAGGCCGTCGCCTTCCAGTCCGACCAGGCGGCCACGAGCCGAGCGCCGGTGCTGATCGACGACGTGGTCGCGCACTTCGGCGGCCTGGACATCCTCGTCAACAACGCGGCGATCTCCGTGGCCGGCGCGGTGGACGACCCGGACGCCGACACCGCCGCACTGGACCGGATGCACGCCACCAACTACCTCGGCGTGATCGCTGTCATCCGGGCCGCCTCCCGAGTGCTGCGCACAGGCGGCCGCATCATCACGGTGAGTTCCGGACTGGGCTCCAGGGTCGGAGCCCCCGGCGTTGCCGACTACTCGGCGACCAAGTCGGGAATCGAGAGGTACACCATGGGTGTCGCACGCGACCTCGGGCCCCGGAACATTACGGCCAACGTCGTGGAGGCCGGACTGATGGAGGGCGGCATGCAACCGCCGGACCCCGAGACCCTCAAGGTCCTGGTCAGCTCGCTGTCCCTGCAACGCATGGGGCGCCCCGACGAAATCGCCGCGGCGATTGCCTTCCTGGCGAGCCCCGCAGCGTCGTACGTCACGGGCGCGGTGCTGGACGCCCACGGCGGCTACAACGCCTGA
- a CDS encoding polymorphic toxin-type HINT domain-containing protein, which produces MNGRAGSRRWIVLRRRVALSVSAVLVGTLLQGITAPANADDGTGLPGLPTSEKPLTGHTAKTDPRIDDGAPTSPRSKPRAAWARPGTATVMAPGRGQAARQAGDLPIALTAPSPTAARQKNVRPAAESAAVRVLGREQASKAGVEGLLFTLTPAAPSGEKQADTVNTGVRVDYASFAQAYGGAYASRMRLVELPACSLTTPAEPNCRAGRPVTATNDPEKHQLTATDLALETGAVTVLAAAAGVSSEAGDYTATPLSPSAAWHTNVNTGDFTWSYDIPVPDVPGGMRPILGMSYSSGSIDGRTGTTNNQSSWVGDGFDLWPGSIERRYKPCADDDIKNADGHTPGDLCWGYDNAFISFNGKAGELVPTGTDTFRLQSDDGTKIKRLTDKARGNGDNDGEYWELTTPEGTRYYFGYHRLPGWATGKESTDSTWTAPVYGDDSGDKCHATAFADSWCQQAWRWNLDYAVDLRGNAVAYYYDKEGNSYGRNLEDADDTPYTRGGSLDRIEYGLESADLYADKALAKVDFTNAERCLPVTGVTCAADTIGDTSFHWYDTPYDMHCASGTTCDQGRLSPTFWTRKRLASITTQVLRSDGTYADIDSWKLGHRWGMADVDYQLLLASIQHTGHTATPAVTLPKTTFGYAQAANRLDRTGDGKAPFIKERLSDISDEYGGQISVDYSAPACDWDALPTPQTNTTRCFPQYIGGSTTDDPTRQWFNKYVVDAVTLTDRTGTAPDQITRYTYLGDAAWHFDDDDGLTKEKFKTWSQWRGYGHVRVQTGGVGAMKSQEEHYFLRGMHGDRKAPSGGTKDVSVSLGAGEGEPITDHEAAGGFEYKSAVYSAPGGKVLKKTVSRPWHHETAKRTRSWGAITANFTGASNTRVLTSLDKGTGDRWRETSTFTTYDTVAGRVAQVNDLADTSLPNDDQCTRTTYATNTTENILSLPARVETVAAACTATDVDRSKAVIADTRTAYDNGAHGAAPSKGDATHTATLKEHTGSRATYLENTTTHDGYGRPLKATDLTATLVFDAAGAQVSKTARADGRTTTTAYTPATGRATQVTVTTPPARTTDAASAQTTRTTLDPLRGLPVTKLDTNNLRTDLTYDALGRSLKVWLPNRSKASNHTPNHEYTYTVAESQPVAVASKTLGKNSVQLTAYTLYDGFLRPRQAQLPGPDGGRLITDTFYDDRGLATKTFAPYYTTGAPQTGLFELDDAMSVETQGWNTYDGLGRLTEATQIAGNGDGGQRLGTTRTLYGGDRTTVIPPVGGAATTTLTDARGMTTEMRQHHSRNADASYESTRYEYTPAGQLAKVTDPAGNTWTHTYDQRGQNVSSKDPDSGTTTSTYDDRGQRTSSTNTRKTKNKLFYGYDNLGRRTEVRESSATGTLLADWTYDTVSGAKGFLAATTRYSGSAAYTTKVLDYDQLYRATRTSITVPAAEGALQGSYQFNTGYNTDGTVSGTGFPAAGGLSGGGVTYGYDDTLRPVQITGSQGLKAVTGYSYTGKPLQTQLTNGAAGKITQVDNTYQWGTQRLETSRVDREDQPGVDKFATYTYDEAGNILGVADVNRTGTDAQCFTYDHLQRLTTEWTQATTTCAESPSGSSVGGPAPYWNSYTYDKAGNRLTETRHDIAGDASKDTYRTYDYPDPGTAQPHTLASVTATGPNGTSRDSYTYDETGNTRTRTLQGDQQTLEWDAEGHLAKVTKPVEGSADEVTEYLYDTEGQRLIGRTPTETTLYLGSTEITLAKGTATPKATRYIDLGGGNQAVQSDDGSISFTLGDHHGTGQLAVDSVDMSISRRGTTPFGSPRGQTPAHWPGTKGFVGGTTDTSTGLTHLGAREYDPSTGRFISVDPIMDPASPQQINGYAYANHSPVAGSDPTGLYCDGCSYNNPDSVWGQGSGPGCTHYNCYDQDGSVAYEVRETAWSPPSAKSSAGRGPKPTSKPVAEPEPIFLAGVRIPTPKEMNYRSGYQDLWDDYQAQVMRWSEGQCQSDSGSEVCAAAHALGWVRPGIDLFGIQDAIDCAHGSVSGCLWTAVGIIPWTKIGKAAKLLKAGKQAGAAKLATCPVRHSFVAGTEVAMADGTSKPIEQVEVGDQVLATDPVTGRTQTREVVATITKDDDKHYTRLTVTTPDGEAGITATDHHPFWNPDAQAWVNAADLESGTRLLTADGTVATVENVRHYRTTGRTFDLTVAGLHTYYVLAGETPVLVHNSGPGCGSIWIDSNKVPHHFKHAEDFGITGKESKATKQAFVNTLQSFVGNPGNLQIAGTYRGAAARHYVDPNTGRHVSVDLESGQMLGAWRSDPTSDQFRYLMEQGKL; this is translated from the coding sequence ATGAACGGCAGAGCCGGATCTCGCAGATGGATCGTGCTTCGCCGACGGGTGGCCCTGAGTGTGTCGGCCGTCCTGGTCGGCACACTCCTCCAGGGCATCACCGCCCCGGCGAACGCTGATGACGGCACGGGGCTGCCCGGGCTGCCGACCTCCGAGAAGCCACTGACCGGACACACCGCCAAGACCGATCCCCGTATCGACGACGGCGCGCCCACCTCTCCGAGGAGCAAGCCCAGAGCCGCCTGGGCACGGCCCGGCACGGCAACCGTGATGGCTCCGGGCAGGGGGCAGGCTGCCCGCCAGGCCGGGGACCTGCCCATCGCCCTCACCGCGCCGTCGCCGACCGCGGCCCGGCAGAAGAACGTGCGGCCAGCCGCAGAATCGGCCGCCGTGCGTGTGCTCGGCCGGGAACAGGCGTCGAAGGCGGGCGTCGAGGGTCTGCTGTTCACCCTCACGCCTGCGGCTCCTTCTGGTGAAAAGCAGGCCGACACGGTCAACACCGGGGTCCGGGTCGACTACGCCTCGTTTGCTCAGGCTTACGGCGGCGCCTACGCCTCACGTATGCGGCTGGTCGAGCTGCCCGCCTGCTCCCTGACGACCCCGGCCGAGCCGAACTGCCGCGCCGGCCGGCCCGTCACAGCCACCAACGACCCAGAGAAGCACCAGCTCACCGCCACCGATCTGGCCTTGGAGACAGGCGCCGTGACCGTGCTGGCCGCCGCAGCGGGTGTGTCCAGCGAGGCCGGCGACTACACCGCCACCCCGCTCTCGCCGTCCGCGGCCTGGCACACCAACGTGAACACCGGTGACTTCACCTGGTCCTACGACATTCCCGTACCGGACGTTCCCGGCGGTATGCGTCCCATCCTCGGGATGAGCTACTCCTCCGGCAGTATCGACGGCCGCACCGGCACGACGAACAACCAGTCCAGCTGGGTGGGCGACGGATTCGACCTGTGGCCCGGCTCCATCGAACGCCGCTACAAGCCGTGCGCGGACGACGACATCAAGAACGCCGACGGACATACTCCCGGCGACCTGTGCTGGGGCTACGACAACGCCTTCATCTCCTTCAACGGTAAGGCGGGGGAGCTGGTCCCGACGGGGACCGACACGTTCAGGCTCCAGAGCGACGACGGCACGAAGATCAAGAGACTGACCGATAAGGCCCGCGGCAACGGGGACAACGACGGCGAGTACTGGGAGCTGACCACCCCGGAGGGCACCCGCTACTACTTCGGCTACCACAGGCTGCCCGGCTGGGCCACGGGCAAGGAGAGCACCGACTCCACCTGGACCGCTCCGGTCTACGGCGACGACAGCGGCGACAAGTGCCACGCCACGGCATTCGCCGACTCATGGTGCCAGCAGGCCTGGCGGTGGAATCTCGACTACGCCGTGGACCTCCGCGGCAACGCCGTCGCGTACTACTACGACAAAGAAGGAAACTCCTACGGCCGCAACCTCGAGGACGCCGATGACACCCCCTACACACGCGGCGGCTCCCTCGACCGCATCGAATACGGCCTCGAGTCGGCCGACCTCTACGCGGACAAGGCCTTGGCGAAGGTCGACTTCACCAACGCCGAACGCTGCCTGCCCGTAACAGGCGTGACCTGCGCCGCGGACACCATCGGCGACACGTCCTTCCACTGGTACGACACCCCGTACGACATGCACTGCGCCTCGGGAACCACCTGCGACCAGGGCCGGCTGTCACCCACCTTCTGGACCCGCAAGCGCCTGGCCTCGATCACCACCCAGGTACTCAGGAGCGACGGCACCTACGCCGACATCGACTCCTGGAAACTCGGCCACCGCTGGGGCATGGCAGACGTCGACTACCAACTGCTCCTGGCCTCGATCCAGCACACCGGCCACACCGCGACCCCGGCCGTCACCCTGCCGAAGACGACATTCGGCTACGCCCAGGCGGCCAACCGGCTGGACCGGACCGGAGACGGCAAGGCCCCCTTCATCAAGGAACGCCTCTCCGACATCTCCGACGAGTACGGCGGACAGATCAGCGTCGACTACTCCGCTCCCGCCTGCGACTGGGACGCGCTGCCCACCCCGCAGACCAACACCACCCGCTGCTTCCCCCAGTACATCGGCGGCAGCACCACCGATGACCCGACCCGGCAGTGGTTCAACAAGTACGTCGTCGATGCCGTCACCCTCACCGACCGTACCGGCACCGCACCGGACCAGATCACCCGCTACACCTACCTCGGCGACGCCGCCTGGCACTTCGACGACGACGACGGACTGACCAAGGAGAAGTTCAAAACCTGGTCCCAGTGGCGGGGCTACGGTCACGTCCGTGTCCAGACCGGCGGCGTCGGCGCCATGAAATCCCAGGAGGAGCACTACTTCCTGCGCGGCATGCACGGCGACCGGAAAGCCCCTTCGGGTGGCACGAAGGACGTGTCCGTCTCCCTGGGGGCAGGGGAGGGCGAGCCGATCACCGACCACGAAGCCGCAGGAGGCTTCGAGTACAAGTCCGCCGTGTACTCCGCCCCGGGTGGCAAGGTCCTGAAAAAGACCGTCAGCAGGCCGTGGCACCACGAGACGGCCAAGCGGACCCGCTCCTGGGGCGCGATCACGGCCAACTTCACCGGCGCGTCGAACACCCGCGTTCTCACCTCTCTCGACAAGGGAACGGGTGACCGCTGGCGCGAGACCAGCACCTTCACCACGTACGACACCGTCGCGGGCCGTGTCGCCCAGGTGAACGACCTCGCCGACACCTCCCTCCCCAACGACGACCAGTGCACCCGCACCACGTACGCCACCAACACGACCGAAAACATCCTGTCCCTGCCCGCCCGTGTCGAGACCGTGGCCGCCGCCTGCACCGCGACCGACGTCGACCGCAGCAAGGCGGTCATCGCCGACACACGCACCGCCTACGACAACGGCGCGCACGGGGCGGCCCCGAGCAAGGGCGACGCCACCCACACCGCCACGCTCAAGGAACACACCGGCAGCCGCGCCACGTACCTGGAGAACACCACCACCCACGACGGCTACGGCCGGCCCCTGAAAGCGACCGATCTCACCGCAACGCTCGTCTTCGACGCGGCCGGCGCACAGGTGTCGAAGACTGCACGCGCCGACGGCCGCACGACGACCACGGCCTACACGCCCGCGACCGGCCGGGCCACACAGGTCACGGTCACCACACCGCCGGCCAGAACCACCGACGCCGCCTCCGCGCAGACCACCAGGACAACGCTCGACCCGTTGCGCGGCCTGCCCGTCACGAAACTGGACACCAACAACCTGCGCACGGACCTGACCTACGACGCCCTCGGGCGCTCCCTGAAGGTCTGGCTGCCCAACCGTTCCAAGGCAAGCAACCACACGCCGAACCACGAGTACACCTACACGGTTGCGGAGAGCCAACCGGTCGCCGTAGCCTCCAAGACCTTGGGCAAGAACTCCGTTCAGCTCACCGCCTACACCCTCTACGACGGATTCCTCCGTCCCCGCCAGGCACAACTGCCCGGCCCCGATGGCGGACGCCTGATCACGGACACTTTCTACGACGACCGGGGCCTGGCCACCAAGACGTTCGCTCCCTACTACACCACCGGAGCGCCGCAGACCGGGCTGTTCGAACTGGACGACGCCATGAGCGTCGAAACTCAGGGCTGGAACACCTACGACGGCTTGGGCCGCCTCACCGAAGCCACCCAGATCGCGGGCAACGGCGACGGAGGGCAACGCCTCGGCACCACCCGCACCCTCTACGGAGGCGACCGGACGACCGTGATCCCGCCGGTGGGCGGCGCCGCCACGACCACCCTGACAGACGCCCGCGGGATGACGACGGAGATGCGGCAGCACCACTCGCGCAACGCCGACGCCTCCTACGAATCCACCCGCTACGAGTACACCCCCGCAGGGCAGCTGGCCAAGGTCACGGACCCGGCCGGCAACACCTGGACCCACACGTACGACCAGCGGGGACAGAACGTCTCCAGCAAGGACCCGGACAGCGGCACCACCACCAGCACCTACGACGACCGCGGCCAGCGCACCTCGTCCACCAACACGAGGAAGACCAAGAACAAGCTCTTCTACGGCTACGACAACCTGGGCCGCCGCACCGAAGTGCGTGAGAGCTCGGCCACCGGCACCCTGCTGGCCGACTGGACCTACGACACCGTCTCCGGCGCCAAGGGCTTCCTCGCCGCCACCACCCGCTACAGCGGTTCCGCCGCCTACACCACCAAGGTGCTGGACTACGACCAGCTCTACCGTGCCACACGCACCAGCATCACCGTTCCCGCCGCCGAGGGCGCCCTGCAGGGCAGCTACCAGTTCAACACCGGCTACAACACCGACGGAACCGTCTCCGGTACGGGCTTCCCCGCGGCCGGGGGACTGTCCGGCGGGGGTGTCACCTACGGCTACGACGACACGCTGCGCCCGGTCCAGATCACCGGCAGCCAGGGCCTGAAGGCCGTCACCGGGTACAGCTACACCGGGAAGCCCCTGCAGACACAGCTGACCAACGGTGCGGCCGGGAAGATCACTCAGGTCGACAACACCTACCAGTGGGGTACCCAGCGGTTGGAGACCAGCAGGGTCGACCGCGAGGACCAGCCCGGCGTCGACAAGTTCGCCACGTACACCTACGACGAGGCCGGCAACATCCTCGGCGTCGCGGACGTCAACCGCACCGGCACCGACGCCCAGTGCTTCACCTACGACCACCTCCAGAGGCTCACCACCGAGTGGACACAAGCCACGACCACCTGCGCGGAATCACCTTCGGGCAGCTCGGTCGGCGGTCCGGCCCCGTACTGGAACTCCTACACCTACGACAAGGCCGGCAACCGCCTCACCGAGACCCGGCACGACATCGCGGGTGACGCCTCCAAGGACACCTACCGCACCTACGACTACCCCGACCCGGGCACCGCACAGCCGCACACCCTGGCCTCGGTCACGGCGACCGGCCCGAACGGTACCTCACGTGACTCCTACACCTACGACGAGACCGGCAACACCCGGACCCGCACCCTCCAAGGGGACCAGCAGACCCTCGAATGGGACGCGGAAGGTCATCTCGCCAAGGTCACCAAGCCTGTCGAAGGCTCCGCCGACGAAGTCACCGAATACCTCTACGACACCGAGGGGCAGCGCCTGATCGGCCGCACCCCCACCGAGACCACGCTCTACCTCGGCTCCACCGAGATCACCTTGGCGAAGGGGACCGCCACACCGAAGGCCACGCGCTACATCGACCTCGGCGGCGGAAACCAAGCGGTCCAGAGCGACGACGGCAGCATCTCGTTCACACTCGGAGACCACCACGGCACCGGACAACTGGCCGTCGACTCGGTGGACATGTCCATCAGCCGACGCGGCACCACTCCCTTCGGCAGTCCACGCGGCCAGACACCCGCCCACTGGCCGGGAACCAAGGGATTCGTCGGTGGCACCACCGACACCAGCACTGGCCTGACCCACCTGGGAGCGCGCGAATACGACCCGTCGACCGGCCGATTCATCAGCGTCGACCCGATCATGGACCCGGCCAGTCCTCAGCAGATCAATGGCTACGCCTATGCCAACCACTCACCCGTAGCCGGCTCCGACCCCACCGGCCTGTACTGCGACGGCTGCAGCTACAACAATCCCGACAGCGTCTGGGGACAGGGAAGTGGCCCCGGCTGCACGCACTACAACTGCTACGACCAGGACGGCAGCGTCGCCTACGAAGTACGCGAGACAGCCTGGTCCCCGCCCAGCGCCAAGTCCTCGGCGGGCCGGGGCCCGAAGCCCACCTCCAAGCCGGTGGCCGAACCCGAACCCATATTCCTGGCCGGCGTGCGCATCCCCACGCCGAAGGAGATGAACTACCGCTCCGGCTACCAGGACCTGTGGGACGACTACCAGGCCCAGGTGATGCGCTGGTCCGAGGGGCAGTGCCAGTCGGACTCCGGCTCCGAGGTCTGCGCCGCCGCCCACGCCCTCGGCTGGGTGCGGCCCGGTATCGACCTGTTCGGGATCCAGGACGCCATCGACTGTGCCCATGGCAGTGTGAGCGGCTGTCTGTGGACCGCGGTGGGGATCATCCCCTGGACCAAGATCGGCAAGGCAGCCAAGCTGCTCAAGGCGGGCAAGCAGGCCGGCGCCGCCAAGCTGGCGACGTGCCCCGTCCGGCACAGCTTCGTGGCGGGCACCGAGGTCGCGATGGCCGACGGCACGAGCAAACCCATCGAACAGGTGGAGGTCGGCGACCAAGTCCTCGCCACCGATCCCGTGACCGGCCGGACACAGACCCGCGAAGTGGTCGCCACCATCACCAAGGATGACGACAAGCACTACACCCGCCTCACGGTCACCACCCCCGACGGCGAAGCCGGCATCACCGCCACCGACCACCACCCCTTCTGGAACCCGGACGCCCAGGCATGGGTGAACGCCGCCGATCTCGAGTCCGGCACTCGGCTGCTCACTGCTGACGGAACGGTCGCGACCGTCGAGAATGTCCGGCACTACCGTACGACCGGCCGCACCTTCGACCTCACGGTCGCCGGGTTGCATACGTACTATGTGCTGGCGGGCGAGACGCCGGTACTCGTTCACAATAGCGGCCCCGGCTGTGGATCGATCTGGATCGATTCGAACAAGGTTCCTCACCATTTCAAGCATGCTGAAGACTTCGGGATCACCGGAAAGGAAAGCAAGGCAACCAAGCAGGCTTTCGTGAATACCTTGCAGAGCTTCGTTGGGAATCCAGGAAACCTTCAGATCGCAGGTACTTATCGGGGAGCCGCGGCGCGGCACTACGTGGACCCAAATACAGGACGTCACGTATCGGTCGACCTTGAATCCGGTCAGATGCTGGGTGCCTGGAGATCGGATCCGACATCGGACCAGTTCCGGTACCTCATGGAACAAGGGAAGTTGTGA
- a CDS encoding transposase: MTKTSPLAVQILFADQVGIRSDRVTGRTWGVKGRTPMVRRTGNRFSVNAMSAISTKGRMHFIVFTESFDATVLCRFLARIVEHFDRKVHSAHRSKTVRAWLADHKDKIELHLLPSHSPEMDPDELVNADLRRSLPQTRRARNRTEPAAETRRSFHRRKRQPHVITGYFEARHVRYAIEESLLTEQGLPLPQHTYVPPVMGGPSAMLLRPAGRNTPAVR; this comes from the coding sequence GTGACGAAGACGAGCCCGCTGGCCGTCCAAATCCTGTTCGCCGACCAGGTAGGGATCCGCTCCGACCGGGTCACTGGCCGCACCTGGGGCGTCAAGGGGAGGACTCCGATGGTTCGCCGCACAGGCAACCGGTTCTCCGTGAACGCGATGTCCGCGATCAGCACCAAGGGCCGCATGCACTTTATCGTCTTCACCGAGTCGTTCGACGCGACGGTCCTGTGCCGCTTCCTCGCCCGCATCGTCGAACACTTCGACCGGAAGGTTCACTCGGCTCACCGCTCGAAGACCGTCCGGGCCTGGCTCGCCGACCACAAGGACAAGATCGAGCTGCACCTCCTGCCTTCGCACTCACCCGAGATGGACCCGGACGAGCTCGTCAACGCCGACCTCAGACGCAGCCTGCCCCAGACCCGCCGGGCCAGGAATCGGACCGAACCCGCCGCCGAGACCCGCAGATCCTTCCACCGCCGAAAACGCCAACCACACGTCATTACGGGCTACTTCGAAGCCCGACACGTCCGCTACGCCATCGAGGAGTCCCTGCTCACCGAGCAGGGACTCCCTTTGCCGCAACACACTTATGTCCCGCCCGTGATGGGTGGGCCCTCGGCGATGTTGCTCCGCCCGGCCGGGCGGAACACACCGGCGGTGCGCTGA